The Tepidibacillus fermentans genome contains the following window.
AAATCAAAAAGAAGCTTATCGAATCACACCATTTCCAATTACACCAAAAAGTACAGTTGGTGCAGGAGATTCTATGGTTGCAACACTAGTCTACTCTTTATTAGAAAATAAAAACTTAGAAGAAATAGCAAAATGGGTGACAACTGCCGGAACGATTACAGCAACCAAACCCGGCACAGAAGTTTGTTCACTAGAAGAAGTAAAACAAGCGATTCATAAAATCAATGTTAAAAAACTTTTGTAGCTACAACATGTAGAAAGGTGGATTACAATGAAGAAAATTTTAGCTGTTACTGCTTGTCCCACTGGTATCGCACATACCTATATGGCTGCAGAAGCTCTCCAAGAAGCAGCAAAACAAAAAAATGTGGATATTAAAGTAGAAACTAGGGGAGCAGTCGGTGTTGAAAACGAGTTAACACCAGAAGAAATTCACGAAGCACATGCCATCATCTTAGCTGTAGATGTTGATGTAAATGAAGAAAGATTCAAGGGGAAAAATGTCATCAAAGTTGGTGTTGCTGAAGCTATTAAGGATGCAAATGGATTAATTGAGCAAGCAATCTCGATGAAAGCAAAAACTGTTGACTATCGTGAACAAGTTGAGGCTATCAAAGCTGAGAGAAGTGCTGAACGAACAGGTGTATATAAACATTTAATGAATGGTGTTTCCAATATGTTGCCATTAGTGGTAGCTGGTGGATTAATCATTGCCATCTCTTTTATCTTTGGGATCAAAGCTTTTGACCCTAATGATCCTTCTTATAATCCGATTGCAAAAGCGTTAATGGATATTGGTGGAGGTTCTGCCTTTGCCTTAATGGTTCCTGTTCTTGCTGGGTATATTGCCTTTTCGATCGCTGGAAAACCTGGATTGGCACCTGGATTAGTTGGTGGAATGTTAGCTAGTAAAATAGGTGCAGGATTTCTAGGTGGGATCATCGCCGGTTTTCTTGCAGGTTATGTGGCAAAATGGTTGCGCGACTATATTAAATTACCAAGAAACTTTGCTGGTCTTGTTCCTATCCTCATTATTCCATTCTTCTCTACATTGATTGTTGGTTTATTAATGATTTTTGTCATTGGTACACCTGTAAAATCGATCATGGATGCCCTTACAGGATGGCTAACCAGCCTATCTTCTGCTAATGCGGTAATTCTAGGTTTGATATTAGGTGCAATGATGGCATTTGATATGGGAGGTCCTGTCAATAAAACCGCTTATACTTTCGCAGTTGGTTTATTAGGTAGCAATGTTTTTGCTCCAATGGCAGCCGTTATGGCAGCTGGTATGACTCCACCATTAGGTCTGTGGTTGGCTACTTTAATCGCACCTAAAAAATTTACAAATGAAGAAAGAGAAGCTGGAAAAGCAGCCTCAATTTTAGGAATTTCATTTATTACAGAGGGAGCTATCCCATTTGCTGCAGCTGACCCCCTTCGTGTCATTCCTGCGATAGTCGCTGGTTCAGCAGTCACAGGTGCTTTATCCATGTATTTTGGGGCTACATTACGAGCACCACATGGAGGAATTTTTGTCCTATTTATTCCGAATGCAGTAGGAAACTTACTCATGTATACCGTTTCAATCATCGTAGGAACGATCGTGACAGCTCTTCTTGTCAGTGTATTAAAAACAAGGAAAAATGAACAATAATCCATTTAACTTATAGGAGGTCTTATCTATGGATCTATCGACACTCATTAAAGAAGAGACCATTTCATTATCTCTAGAAGCAACAGACAAAAAAGATGTCATCTCCAAAATGGCAAATAAAATGGCCCAAGCTGGATATATTTCCGATGTGAATCTATATACTGAAGCCGTATTTACAAGAGAAGAAAAAGGGTCTACAGGTATTGGCTTTCAAGTAGCCATCCCTCACGGAAAGTCTAAAGGAGTGAGCAAACCTGGATTAGCTTTTGCAAGATTAGCTCAACCCACTGAATGGCAATCTCTAGATGGCCAACCTGTTTCCATGGTTTTCTTAATTGCTGTTCCCGAAGAACAAGCAGGCAATGAACATTTGCAGATTTTAGCAGCTTTATCAAGAAAACTCATCCATGAGGAATTTAGAAATCAATTAATGTCAGCCAAAACAGCTCAAGAGGTTCTTAGTCTCATCAAAACAGCATCTTAAATAGATAGATCGCCATGAAGTATTATGCTTCATGGCATTTTTTGTACCTCCATTAATAAAGGATAACCATGCCATACCTTTACTTTGGCTACTAGATTCCCTTCCCTAGCTTGTTTTTCTAGGTCTTCCCCTGTATTCTCCGGTACAAAATAACGGTCGATTTGGTAATCCACATAAACGTTTTGAGCAGACATTTCATTTAATGGACCATAGAGATTCACTTTAGCTTTTAAATAATAGGGATGGTTAGGTTTGGTAAAGCTAATTTTTTCAACCGTATAAAAATTGCCTTTCCTTTGTAAGATAGCATACAAATCTTTGTCCCTAAACTTACTAAACTCTTTCCCTGACTTCAATTCTTCAGGGAAAAGATTGAAAGGAACATCATTGATTTCATATCTTAAAGATACATAGTCTCCCCGAAAGAGATCCCTTGGATCTAAGGGTTTTGTTTTTAGCAAAATTTCCTCACCAAAAAAATACGTCATAGTAGGAAGGAAACTCATTGATAGTAAAATGAGAACTGGAACAATCATCACAATGTAAAAGAATATTGTCGATCTATTCCTCATCTTGGTTCCCTCCCTAATTCTTTACGTTTCCGTTCAAAATAAAAACCAAAACCTAATAATAAGATGCCCCCTGTAAAGAAAAAGATCGATTTAGGTAGAAAATCGTACATGGCGTCAAAATAAAATCTTAAAATGGTAATTCCAATAAAAAGCAAGGCGAATAAATTATTTTTCCTAACCAAAGACAAAAGGAGAAGAAAATAAAAGATTGCAAAAAGGATATGAATGGAAAAATAGTTGGGCAAATGGAGGGCTTGAACAAAGTCAAAGTCCTTCCAAATCCAATCCAATGTTAAAATGACACCAGTTACCCCAAACAAGATATTTCCCTGCGTCTGAAAGATCTTAGGATAGTAAGAAATAGGGAAAAAGTACATCAATAACCCAATGACAAAAAAGATGATAAGGATGAGTTCTGTTTTCACATGAAATCCTTCAGCTAAAAGAAGCCAAATAAAATTTAACGTGATTATATTGGTTAAAAATAGGTTTTCTTTTAATGTAAAATATCGTTGCAATCTATATAAAATGGGAATAATCAAAAACAAGGAAAAAGGGATACTGCCATACACAAATTGACCATTTAAATAAACCAAGAGTAATAAATGGAGAAACGTAAACATCCATTGATCTTTTAAATAAATCAGCAATGGAAAAATTCCTAATGCCCACATGAAAAACGCATTTGTAAAACGGCCACCAAAATTAAACATTTGGCCAATCAAAAATATTCCAGCGCCAAAAATCAAGACCCCTAAATAAGTTAAACTTCGGCTCGTTTTGGGATAATGTTCACGAATACGGAAACTAATCCATTGCGTAACAAGGTATGCAATAATAATCAAAGAAAATTTAAAAACTTTCCCCATATAGATCCAGTTACTGGCAATTAAACTTAAAATGCCAAGACCCATTAAAATTGAACCAACAGTAACAAGAACCTTAATAAAACTAATACTTCCATTTACCTGATAAGATTCTATGATTGTATCTACTTGCTTCTCTGAAATGATTCCTCGGGATTTATGCTTATTAAGTTCTTGTTTCAAAAACGCCAAATCACTTTGGCTAATTTTTTGCTTTTCCATTAAACCCCTCCCAACTGTTATCTTTGGAACCTTAATAAACTACTTTTTAAATTCTGAAACAAATCTTGCTATCCGTTTCATTGCTTCTTCTAATTGTTTCATCGATGTCGCATAAGAGCATCGGATGTAACCTTCCCCACTTTTTCCAAAGACATTTCCCGGTACAACTGCAACTTTTTCTTTTCGTAAAAGTTGTTCTGCAAATTCTTCAGATGTTAATCCTGTTTCAGAAATGGAAGGGAAAACGTAGAATGCTCCACCAGGTATATGACAAGAAAGTCCCATTTCATGAAACGAATGAACAACAAAGTTTCTTCGTTGCCTATAGCTTTTTTTCATCTCTCTTACGCTTCTTTCTCCATTTGTCAGAGCTTCGATAGCTGCATGTTGGGCCATTGTTGGCGCAGACATGATTGTATATTGATGAATTTTTATCATCGCTTGAATAATTTCTTTAGGTCCTGCTGCATAACCTAAACGCCAACCTGTCATAGCAAAAGCTTTAGAAAATCCAGAAATTAAAATAGTTCTTTCTTTCATTCTTTTAATCGATGGGAAACTTGTAAATTCTTCATCGTAAGTAAGTTCAGCATAGATTTCATCAGATAATACGATTAAATCATATTTTTCAACGACGGAAGCAATCTTTATAAGTTCCTCTTTTCCTAGAACCGTTCCAGTTGGATTGTTTGGATTACACAAAATAATGGCCTTTGTTTTCGAGGTAATGGTTTTTTCTATTTGTTCTGGTTGGAGCTTAAAAGCATCTTTAGAATCCGTTTGTACAGGTACTGGAAATCCACCTGCTAAGGATACAATAGGTGAATATGCAACAAAACTCGGTTCAACAACAATAACCTCGTCTCCTGGATTTATGATCGCCCTTAAAGCAAGATCAATCGCCTCACTTGCCCCAACCGTTACAATCAGTTCGTTTTCAGGATTATATTCAACCTCGTAATTCGATTTTAAATACCGGCTTACTTCCTCTCGTAATTCAATCATCCCAGCATTCGCGGTATAAGCAGTATACCCTTGTTCAAGTGCATGATAGCTAGCTTCTATTACATTCCATGGCGTTACAAAGTCTGGCTCTCCTACCCCAAGCGAGATCACATTATCCATCGTTGATGCCAACTCGAAAAACCTTCGAATACCTGAAGGTTTCAGTTGCTCAACTGTTTTTGATAGATACGTTTTTTGCTTAGTTGACATTATGGTGTCACCACAATTCTTCTGTCATCTTCTTCATGGTCAAATATGACCCCATCATGCTTATACTTCTTCAAAATAAAGTGGGTAGTTGTAGATATAACAGAATCAAGCGTTGATAACTTTTCTGAAACAAATCGGCCAATTTCAGACATCGTTCTCCCTTGAACAGAGACCGATAAATCATACGCCCCCGACATTAAATATACTGCTTTCACCTCAGGAAACCGATAGATTCTCTCTGCTACTTTATCAAATCCCACTCCTCGCTTGGGTGTTACCTTTACATCGATCATTGCGGTAACTCCTTCATAATCTAAAACTTTTGCCCAATCCACAATCGCCGAATAACCAAGAATAATCTTCTCCTTCTCTAGCTTATCCATCATTTTCTCGATTTCTTTTACATCCATATCTAGTAATTTGGCTAGAGTCTCAACTTCCATCCTCCCATTTTTTTCCAAAAGTTCTAAAAATTCAATCTCTTTCTTTTCCAAAACGATCACTCACTTCTTTTTCATATTTATGATTAATAATAACAAAAAAAGCAGCAAATTTTTCAATTTATTTAAAAATATTGATAATTTAATTTTAATCTTTTATGGATTTTTTCCTTTTCCACCTCTAATTTATCGTAAATTGTTTTAAGAAAAATAGAAATAAGAAATGCATAGTAGTATAACATTATAAAACAAGTTGTAAAACGATAGAAACCTTCCTAAAGGGCATAACTATGTTCTGACTATGCCTTTTTAAATATGAATGAGAGAAAATGATTGTTTACACTTTATCAATATTTACTGAATATGTTACGATATTTGTAATACAGCTTTTTTGGAGGAAGACATGAGATATACAACAATTGGAAGTGTAAGAGAAGGACAAATTCTTGGCAAAAACATCTATTCTATGGATGGAAAAATTTTATTACGTAATGGAGTTTCATTGACAAAACAAATCATTCTGAAATTAAAACAATTAGGAATCACTGCAATTTATATTAAAGACGATCGCTTTAGTGATATTGAGGTGGAAGATATAGTTTCTGAAGAAACAAAAAGAGCTACAATTGGTGTACTTTCTGAATCTGTAAAATGTATTCAAACAGGTAAAGAGTTAAATATGAAGGAACTGCAAAATAATACGAGTGAATTAATAGATGAAATTCTTAAAAATAAAGATAATCTTGTATTTCTTGGTGACATATTAACTAAAGATAATCAATTATTTATCCACTCTGTCAACGTATGTATCATATCTATAATTATTGGTATCAATTTAAAAATGAGCCGAAATCAATTACAAGAATTGGCATTAGGAGCCCTTTTTCATGACATTGGCAAAGTCATCCCTGATGAGGCTTTAGATAAATTAACATTAAAACATGATAATGTTAACGAACATACATGGAGAGGATTTTATTATTTAAGAAAAAAGCCGGAGATCAATGCTGTCTCATCGATTGTTGCGTTAGAACATCATGAATACATGAATGGCAAAGGCTCACCGCGAGGGTTAAAAAAGGATGAGATTCATTTATATGCTAAGATTGTAGGCTTAGCGAATTATTATGACAA
Protein-coding sequences here:
- a CDS encoding Lrp/AsnC family transcriptional regulator, yielding MVLEKKEIEFLELLEKNGRMEVETLAKLLDMDVKEIEKMMDKLEKEKIILGYSAIVDWAKVLDYEGVTAMIDVKVTPKRGVGFDKVAERIYRFPEVKAVYLMSGAYDLSVSVQGRTMSEIGRFVSEKLSTLDSVISTTTHFILKKYKHDGVIFDHEEDDRRIVVTP
- a CDS encoding DUF2157 domain-containing protein → MEKQKISQSDLAFLKQELNKHKSRGIISEKQVDTIIESYQVNGSISFIKVLVTVGSILMGLGILSLIASNWIYMGKVFKFSLIIIAYLVTQWISFRIREHYPKTSRSLTYLGVLIFGAGIFLIGQMFNFGGRFTNAFFMWALGIFPLLIYLKDQWMFTFLHLLLLVYLNGQFVYGSIPFSLFLIIPILYRLQRYFTLKENLFLTNIITLNFIWLLLAEGFHVKTELILIIFFVIGLLMYFFPISYYPKIFQTQGNILFGVTGVILTLDWIWKDFDFVQALHLPNYFSIHILFAIFYFLLLLSLVRKNNLFALLFIGITILRFYFDAMYDFLPKSIFFFTGGILLLGFGFYFERKRKELGREPR
- a CDS encoding PTS sugar transporter subunit IIA, translating into MDLSTLIKEETISLSLEATDKKDVISKMANKMAQAGYISDVNLYTEAVFTREEKGSTGIGFQVAIPHGKSKGVSKPGLAFARLAQPTEWQSLDGQPVSMVFLIAVPEEQAGNEHLQILAALSRKLIHEEFRNQLMSAKTAQEVLSLIKTAS
- a CDS encoding PTS fructose transporter subunit IIC, coding for MKKILAVTACPTGIAHTYMAAEALQEAAKQKNVDIKVETRGAVGVENELTPEEIHEAHAIILAVDVDVNEERFKGKNVIKVGVAEAIKDANGLIEQAISMKAKTVDYREQVEAIKAERSAERTGVYKHLMNGVSNMLPLVVAGGLIIAISFIFGIKAFDPNDPSYNPIAKALMDIGGGSAFALMVPVLAGYIAFSIAGKPGLAPGLVGGMLASKIGAGFLGGIIAGFLAGYVAKWLRDYIKLPRNFAGLVPILIIPFFSTLIVGLLMIFVIGTPVKSIMDALTGWLTSLSSANAVILGLILGAMMAFDMGGPVNKTAYTFAVGLLGSNVFAPMAAVMAAGMTPPLGLWLATLIAPKKFTNEEREAGKAASILGISFITEGAIPFAAADPLRVIPAIVAGSAVTGALSMYFGATLRAPHGGIFVLFIPNAVGNLLMYTVSIIVGTIVTALLVSVLKTRKNEQ
- a CDS encoding GDYXXLXY domain-containing protein; its protein translation is MRNRSTIFFYIVMIVPVLILLSMSFLPTMTYFFGEEILLKTKPLDPRDLFRGDYVSLRYEINDVPFNLFPEELKSGKEFSKFRDKDLYAILQRKGNFYTVEKISFTKPNHPYYLKAKVNLYGPLNEMSAQNVYVDYQIDRYFVPENTGEDLEKQAREGNLVAKVKVWHGYPLLMEVQKMP
- a CDS encoding aminotransferase, translated to MSTKQKTYLSKTVEQLKPSGIRRFFELASTMDNVISLGVGEPDFVTPWNVIEASYHALEQGYTAYTANAGMIELREEVSRYLKSNYEVEYNPENELIVTVGASEAIDLALRAIINPGDEVIVVEPSFVAYSPIVSLAGGFPVPVQTDSKDAFKLQPEQIEKTITSKTKAIILCNPNNPTGTVLGKEELIKIASVVEKYDLIVLSDEIYAELTYDEEFTSFPSIKRMKERTILISGFSKAFAMTGWRLGYAAGPKEIIQAMIKIHQYTIMSAPTMAQHAAIEALTNGERSVREMKKSYRQRRNFVVHSFHEMGLSCHIPGGAFYVFPSISETGLTSEEFAEQLLRKEKVAVVPGNVFGKSGEGYIRCSYATSMKQLEEAMKRIARFVSEFKK
- a CDS encoding HD-GYP domain-containing protein, yielding MRYTTIGSVREGQILGKNIYSMDGKILLRNGVSLTKQIILKLKQLGITAIYIKDDRFSDIEVEDIVSEETKRATIGVLSESVKCIQTGKELNMKELQNNTSELIDEILKNKDNLVFLGDILTKDNQLFIHSVNVCIISIIIGINLKMSRNQLQELALGALFHDIGKVIPDEALDKLTLKHDNVNEHTWRGFYYLRKKPEINAVSSIVALEHHEYMNGKGSPRGLKKDEIHLYAKIVGLANYYDNLVNPHMGNIRIKPHEALEKIMGLTNHFFEHDIVWQFLQSIATYPNGSTVRLSTNEIGIVVGQHKGLPTRPIIRLLKEQNSNQIEAMEIDLAKEKTVFIEEVLE